A window from Branchiostoma lanceolatum isolate klBraLanc5 chromosome 9, klBraLanc5.hap2, whole genome shotgun sequence encodes these proteins:
- the LOC136442156 gene encoding uncharacterized protein: MNRAGPACSPRKKGESATGNSNKTLNNSPAKKKAPTATSVPKLGRRKQVLQPKADPDAATISTKSPSVNKDSSAIKSEQRQLSELIRGHFHYEGSSSEQDDLVRRSPRFKADLSKTSQDNSGAGSEIKGSVISVNGDTVSPRKLQDLATAFQVRITKIASPGKASLAERETGCPNKKTEGEKKRSASRSPSAKRQKKKCKKVDNNTKVDNNSKVDNNTSRQIKKPRGSSKSGKKPEQKQKEKNTDCDISSSEPVSTTEETADTNDKLKKKPIVLLRRLKQYQFSSPKKDDSTEIQAEESITVFETKEENQDTVEEDQDTLIERVKRKLSFDDGDHLVEERVKSDLANVDSHSELTSEVELQEETPHTLNAEPSSDTAQNCEVVLENKDIRCDTESHITAVQDTSCELRDAIEPSATQEPMSAEDTAQEADTAAIAMSEEMVKKDLAASQKETPGRSPSPAVGSSDDASKPLRFHDSQMPMNADKIEMKLDEVPEGDINGTDKDVENVPLTSQGADDYCLPLVTDRDSTVTNEESRVPVPSCDLPDSAESCSVESEGTNDANMSATIPASEEPAQQVSKQVEDAEQNSTRDSHSNHPLPEPTELPKPVVKERTNRRKAKCPAKIPRQELMLEHHDAPFELDDHEGHIPMDEDEEERQFMMEMGEEDMNDADHWMEDAVEEVRSRKGRRKATTPRPNRQAASPGRHDVAYVSLNEANPPMRHLLNHEDEASDVQANPANQYQAYLRELLPPMVNSGSQGPTSPPPQSGGMPRQLAMYPMHSTRIPRQDEESAGEEERVSLPPFARRVGEDDSLPPNFMDNRMVRQHEMGEQQSPEDGQHSRYRREFHRVPYSKWVLTMLEHAYQEGMGYVRSTKKFELSMATGLSSRQIKVWFQNRRAKDRKLKKRGKLPFKPAFNRGRRSHEEENESGDGADAADFDVKSEDAPVYRKPVIDSDGDAADRSHKMQMHAPMVTPATHSQASVAPVHVPAASSSSSESKHPEPLNLVRRSSDSRTDTVRARLKAMMQEKSDPTPPQLSEDRRDDPNNNAPLNLVVAKSQPEQTPATSASSTRSSPPTAAQQQQMDQVRAAMMGAAGAAQSPFIPVPGAFFVPMIDPGFVFYGQLGSHIRWHNPPGVQRAADMGQIRPNLAAAGPSGMMAQGAKLPSASPGQPPLPPPDEVKAAQAKRHLLLPGYGYKDMRSTHERIRTPNRYRTPYTDEQTQALEHEYRAHGGFISITRKEELSKSLCLSYRQIKIWFQNRRAKERRQHKRAAKDGLPYGMGSPPRTDGTSSNDGQGDSINDMTRSLTSDTDVDRRVMEDFRDDDDYDDDDDDDMMDRSREWESGPDTSQDSMQEQYAPQPLTVQESVAPEAEQVAEPAIPTTESVAASSEEKQEVNVSQTEEEAVPSAKPEEPAAAAKDDDEAMFYDVDSDHALQIVEEPEEEEQKMETVSAPKVDEQDNRNVDPDMTAVVPQPPEVFFQHLELMRRQRVDSNRSQYSREQIKTLEAEFNVHAGFISSKRRSELSESLGLTTHQIKVWFQNRRAKERRHMQKYGEGDPIALSFLTPGMMGKVPMVPLSPNRQAGGHPRLHGTPTSLGNVGKAGQKDGYNNIVRAAISPVEATKPGDIKLGSQNHGVVVKEEPEESRDSYSSPLGLEEPHNSWLTRKTRTKFSEEQILVLETAFANNQFPTGWVKAQLSQVTGLTMRQIHVWFMNRRQKEKHSRKRAGRATTSPGGRGMTPSQSRRVHWKQLAKALTPAQIRENQERQAAAGVPSQALPTTSVVNPAPVSTAAHFTASPVHLPAPAATPPTRRQTLDTLKSLQQAKLADGGASDASPADQGPMDLTKKESPRDDKSDVADVVDLSGSPVPFIFKDDKKYILICDALRLLSTSHLQLMTESLRALDVYIQRCSDLDVTKFRVLHGEVQHTAECFSIVNLDQFSSHLPQLRYIMKQHRNAQPPETEADGERRCYLRAAWGGKDAEEAKEKPRKERQRHVSPTTGALPPSSIMSATPQLHQSHPIVIPPGQPGAYPFGLPQPGMGLPFPMAKVSAVPSSYQSGLVTSSAASSQAPVRISSVFSLSQAQGGKETSMASSRNEHVSRPRMRFTQDEVEVLEGEFQRTPWPDGYVPYERRTELAVQLGVTKSRIDAWFNHRRTKEKYGPRSQSREMRESGALEEATSSSKPMTSEPVANGAMS; this comes from the exons ATGAACAGAGCTGGACCGGCCTGCAGCCCACGGAAGAAAGGTGAATCTGCGACAGGCAACAGTAACAAGACTTTGAACAATTCCCCCGCCAAGAAGAAAGCGCCCACTGCCACTAGTGTTCCTAAGTTGGGACGACGGAAACAGGTTCTCCAGCCCAAGGCGGACCCAGACGCAGCAACAATAAGTACTAAGTCTCCCTCCGTAAATAAAGATTCCAGTGCCATTAAAAGCGAACAAAGACAATTATCCGAGCTGATAAGGGGACACTTCCATTACGAGGGCAGTAGCTCAGAACAGGACGATTTAGTCAGGAGGTCACCGCGATTCAAGGCGGATCTAAGTAAAACTTCTCAGGACAATTCAGGAGCTGGTAGCGAAATTAAGGGGTCTGTGATTTCTGTGAACGGAGACACTGTAAGCCCCAGGAAGCTGCAAGATCTGGCCACAGCTTTTCAGGTCAGAATAACAAAGATAGCCTCACCTGGTAAGGCTTCACTTGCGGAGCGAGAGACAGGGTGTCCGAATAAGAAAACTGAAGGAGAGAAGAAACGCTCGGCAAGTAGGTCACCATCCGCGAAACGACAAAAAAAGAAGTGTAAGAAAGTTgacaacaatacaaaagttGACAACAATTCAAAAGTTGACAACAATACATCTAGGCAAATAAAAAAGCCCAGAGGCTCTAGCAAAAGTGGAAAGAAGCCTGAGCAAAAGCAGAAAGAGAAGAACACTGATTGCGACATATCGTCAAGTGAGCCAGTATCAACTACAGAAGAAACTGCTGATACAAAcgataagttgaaaaagaaGCCTATCGTTCTGCTAAGACGGCTAAAGCAATACCAGTTTTCGAGTCCTAAGAAGGACGATAGCACAGAAATTCAGGCTGAAGAGAGCATCACTGTCtttgaaacaaaagaagaaaaccaAGACACAGTTGAAGAAGACCAAGACACATTAATAGAACGTGTAAAAAGGAAATTAAGTTTCGACGACGGTGATCACCTTGTTGAAGAACGTGTCAAGTCAGACTTGGCAAACGTGGACAGTCATTCCGAACTGACGAGCGAGGTAGAACTACAGGAAGAAACACCTCACACGCTGAACGCCGAGCCTTCTAGTGATACCGCACAAAACTGTGAAGTTGTACTTGAGAATAAAGATATCCGCTGTGACACAGAGAGTCACATTACTGCCGTGCAAGATACAAGTTGCGAACTTCGTGACGCCATAGAGCCAAGTGCAACACAGGAACCAATGAGTGCAGAGGACACTGCCCAGGAAGCAGACACTGCAGCAATCGCCATGTCTGAAGAGATGGTCAAGAAAGACTTAGCCGCGTCCCAGAAGGAGACACCTGGCCGGAGCCCGTCCCCTGCGGTCGGATCTTCAGATGATGCATCTAAGCCATTAAGATTTCATGACTCACAGATGCCGATGAACGCGGataaaatagaaatgaaattggACGAAGTCCCAGAAGGAGATATCAACGGCACAGATAAAGACGTTGAAAACGTTCCCCTCACTTCACAAGGAGCTGATGACTACTGTTTACCCCTGGTTACTGATAGGGATTCTACGGTAACGAACGAAGAATCGCGCGTGCCAGTCCCGTCCTGCGACCTGCCCGACAGCGCAGAGAGCTGCAGTGTGGAGTCTGAAGGGACCAACGACGCGAATATGTCTGCAACTATCCCTGCCTCAGAGGAACCTGCACAACAGGTGTCTAAACAGGTAGAAGATGCGGAGCAAAACAGCACCAGAGACAGTCATTCCAATCATCCTCTTCCAGAACCGACAGAGTTGCCCAAACCTGTGGTGAAGGAGAGGACGAACAGGAGGAAAGCGAAGTGCCCGGCAAAGATTCCGCGACAGGAGCTGATGCTGGAGCACCACGACGCCCCGTTCGAGCTCGACGACCACGAAGGACACATTCCAATGGACGAGGATGAAGAGGAGCGTCAGTTCATGATGGAGATGGGTGAGGAGGATATGAATGACGCAGACCATTGGATGGAGGACGCAGTGGAGGAAGTGAGGAGCAGGAAGGGCCGACGTAAGGCCACGACGCCCCGCCCGAACAGACAGGCCGCCAGCCCGGGACGTCACGACGTGGCCTATGTGTCCTTAAACGAGGCCAACCCACCTATGCGGCATCTTTTGAACCACGAGGACGAGGCTAGCGACGTCCAGGCAAACCCCGCGAACCAATACCAGGCTTACCTCAGGGAATTATTACCTCCAATGGTAAATTCTGGAAGCCAGGGACCGACTTCGCCTCCGCCACAGAGCGGCGGCATGCCGCGGCAGCTCGCCATGTACCCCATGCACTCCACAAGGATACCTCGACAAGACGAGGAATCAGCGGGGGAGGAAGAGCGCGTCTCACTGCCGCCATTTGCAAGGAGGGTCGGGGAAGACGACAGTCTACCACCGAACTTCATGGATAACCGTATGGTACGCCAACACGAGATGGGTGAGCAGCAAAGTCCAGAAGACGGACAACATAGCAGGTACAGGCGAGAGTTTCACCGCGTTCCTTACAGCAAGTGGGTGCTGACAATGTTGGAGCACGCCTATCAGGAGGGGATGGGGTACGTGCGAAGCACGAAGAAGTTCGAGCTCAGCATGGCGACGGGCCTGTCTTCGCGGCAGATCAAGGTTTGGTTCCAGAACAGGAGGGCAAAAGACCGTAAGCTGAAGAAGAGAGGGAAGTTGCCGTTCAAACCAGCGTTCAATCGCGGAAGAAGGTCGCACGAAGAAGAGAATGAGTCCGGAGACGGAGCCGACGCAGCCGACTTTGACGTAAAATCTGAAGACGCGCCGGTCTACAGGAAGCCCGTCATTGACTCAGACGGCGACGCGGCCGACAGGAGTCATAAGATGCAGATGCACGCACCGATGGTGACTCCAGCTACGCACAGCCAAGCTTCTGTCGCACCAGTTCACGTGCCTGCagcgtcttcttcttcttctgaaaGTAAGCACCCCGAGCCACTCAACCTCGTCCGTCGATCCAGCGACAGTCGCACCGACACTGTGCGAGCGCGTCTCAAGGCGATGATGCAAGAAAAATCCGACCCAACTCCGCCGCAGCTGTCTGAAGATCGCCGCGACGACCCGAACAACAACGCCCCTCTGAACCTCGTGGTGGCCAAGTCGCAACCTGAACAGACTCCTGCTACGTCGGCTAGCAGCACCAGGTCTTCTCCGCCAACTGCAGCCCAACAACAACAGATGGACCAAGTCAGGGCCGCCATGATGGGGGCTGCTGGAGCCGCTCAATCTCCCTTCATCCCCGTTCCAGGAGCCTTCTTCGTTCCCATGATCGACCCTGGATTCGTCTTCTACGGGCAGCTCGGCAGTCATATCAGGTGGCACAACCCTCCAGGCGTGCAGAGAGCCGCCGACATGGGACAGATCCGACCAAACCTTGCTGCTGCCGGGCCCAGCGGTATGATGGCTCAGGGCGCCAAGTTACCCTCAGCCTCGCCAGGACAACCTCCGCTGCCTCCTCCAGACGAAGTCAAGGCTGCTCAAGCAAAGCGTCATCTCCTTCTTCCAGGATACGGCTACAAGGACATGAGGAGCACGCACGAACGCATCCGCACACCCAACCGCTACCGGACTCCGTACACAGATGAGCAGACACAGGCCCTGGAGCACGAGTACCGCGCACACGGCGGGTTCATCAGCATCACACGGAAGGAGGAACTCAGCAAATCTCTCTGTCTCTCCTATCGCCAGATCAAGATCTGGTTCCAGAACAGGCGTGCCAAAGAAAGGCGCCAGCACAAGCGAGCTGCGAAAGACGGCTTGCCGTACGGCATGGGATCGCCGCCTCGCACTGACGGCACGTCGTCCAATGACGGCCAAGGGGACAGCATCAACGACATGACCAGGTCTCTGACGTCAGATACCGACGTGGACAGGCGCGTCATGGAGGACTTCAGAGATGACGatgactatgatgatgatgacgacgacgataTGATGGACAGATCGAGGGAATGGGAGTCGGGACCGGACACGTCTCAGGACAGCATGCAGGAGCAGTATGCACCACAGCCACTGACAGTACAAGAAAGTGTAGCACCAGAGGCAGAGCAAGTGGCGGAACCCGCTATCCCTACAACTGAGAGTGTCGCTGCCTCTTCTGAAGAAAAGCAGGAAGTGAACGTGTCCCAGACCGAGGAAGAAGCAGTGCCGTCTGCCAAACCAGaagaaccagctgctgctgctaaGGACGACGACGAAGCCATGTTCTATGACGTAGACAGCGACCACGCCCTCCAAATAGTCGAAGAGCCTGAGGAGGAGGAACAAAAGATGGAGACTGTCAGCGCGCCTAAAgttgatgaacaagacaacagAAATGTGGACCCCGACATGACAGCCGTTGTGCCCCAACCACCAGAGGTGTTCTTCCAGCACCTAGAGCTGATGAGGAGACAGAGGGTCGACAGCAACCGCTCTCAGTACTCGAGGGAACAGATCAAGACTTTGGAAGCGGAGTTCAACGTGCACGCCGGCTTCATCAGCAGCAAGAGGAGGTCGGAGCTAAGCGAGTCTCTGGGGCTGACCACTCACCAGATCAAGGTCTGGTTTCAGAACAGGCGAGCGAAAGAACGTCGTCATATGCAAAAATACGGAGAAGGTGATCCAATCGCACTGAGCTTCCTCACACCTGGGATGATGGGGAAAGTGCCTATGGTTCCCCTCTCTCCCAACAGGCAGGCCGGCGGTCACCCCCGACTCCACGGCACTCCCACCAGCCTGGGGAATGTTGGCAAAGCTGGACAGAAGGACGGATACAACAATATCGTTCGTGCCGCCATCTCTCCCGTCGAAGCAACCAAGCCGGGAGATATCAAGCTAGGCTCTCAGAACCATGGCGTCGTGGTGAAGGAAGAGCCGGAGGAGTCTCGGGACAGCTACAGCAGCCCGCTCGGTCTTGAGGAGCCCCACAACTCGTGGTTGACCAGGAAGACGAGGACCAAGTTTAGTGAAGAACAGATCCTTGTTCTTGAGACGGCCTTCGCCAACAACCAGTTTCCCACCGGCTGGGTCAAAGCGCAGTTGTCTCAGGTCACCGGGCTGACGATGCGACAGATCCACGTCTGGTTCATGAACCGCAGGCAGAAGGAGAAACACTCCAGGAAGAGGGCCGGGCGCGCAACTACCAGCCCCGGAGGTAGGGGCATGACACCGTCGCAGTCCAGACGAGTCCACTGGAAGCAACTAGCAAAAGCCCTCACCCCGGCACAGATCAGAGAGAACCAAGAAAGGCAGGCCGCTGCAGGTGTGCCATCGCAAGCCTTGCCTACCACCAGCGTTGTAAACCCGGCACCTGTCAGCACAGCAGCCCACTTCACcgcctcacctgtccacctgcCAGCTCCGGCTGCAACTCCACCGACTCGTCGACAGACACTCGACACCCTCAAGTCCCTGCAGCAGGCCAAACTGGCTGATGGGGGCGCTTCTGACGCTTCCCCTGCCGACCAAGGACCGATGGACCTGACCAAGAAGGAATCGCCCCGTGATGACAAGAGTGACGTGGCCGACGTGGTGGACCTGAGCGGGTCTCCCGTGCCGTTCATCTTCAAGGACGACAAGAAGTACATCCTGATCTGTGACGCGTTACGTCTGCTGTCCACGTCACACCTGCAGCTGATGACGGAGTCCCTGCGCGCCCTGGACGTCTACATCCAGCGCTGCTCCGACCTGGACGTCACCAAGTTCAGGGTTCTGCACGGGGAGGTGCAGCACACAGCCGAGTGTTTCTCCATCGTCAACCTGGACCAGTTCTCCTCGCACCTGCCACAACTCAG GTACATCATGAAGCAGCACCGTAACGCTCAGCCCCCTGAGACCGAAGCGGACGGAGAGAGGCGGTGTTACCTGCGTGCCGCCTGGGGAGGGAAGGACGCAGAAGAAGCCAAGGAGAAGCCGAGGAAGGAGCGTCAGCGCCACGTGTCCCCCACCACCGGTGCCTTGCCGCCGAGCTCGATTATGAGCGCCACTCCACAGCTGCATCAGTCTCACCCCATCGTCATTCCCCCAGGGCAACCGGGGGCGTACCCCTTTGGACTGCCGCAGCCAGGGATGGGACTCCCCTTCCCCATGGCCAAGGTGTCGGCCGTGCCGTCTTCCTACCAGTCCGGGCTGGTGACCAGCAGCGCCGCCAGCAGCCAGGCGCCCGTCAGGATCTCATCCGTGTTCTCACTCAGCCAGGCTCAGGGAGGAAAGGAGACAAGCATGG CATCCAGCAGGAACGAACACGTGAGTCGTCCACGCATGCGCTTCACCCAGGACGAGGTGGAGGTGCTGGAGGGAGAGTTCCAGCGCACGCCCTGGCCGGACGGCTACGTGCCCTACGAGCGCCGGACCGAGCTGGCCGTGCAGCTGGGCGTCACCAAGAGCCGCATCGACGCCTGGTTCAACCACAGGCGCACCAAGGAGAAGTACGGCCCGAGGTCCCAGTCTCGCGAGATGAGAGAGTCCGGAGCTCTAGAGGAAGCCACGTCATCATCGAAACCCATGACGTCAGAGCCGGTGGCCAATGGTGCAATGAGCTAA